In a single window of the Bufo bufo chromosome 5, aBufBuf1.1, whole genome shotgun sequence genome:
- the IRX2 gene encoding iroquois-class homeodomain protein IRX-2, protein MSYPQGYLYQPPGSLALYSCPAYGASALATPRSDELARSSSGSAFSPYPGSAAFSAQAATGFSSPLQYSSDPAGFPSYMGSPYDAHTTGMTGAISYHPYGSPAYPYQLNDPAYRKNATRDATATLKAWLQEHRKNPYPTKGEKIMLAIITKMTLTQVSTWFANARRRLKKENKMTWAPRNKSEDEDEEDGDGERGKEEHGDKIQDSNETSAEDEGISLHVDSLTDHSCSAESDGDKMPCRPREHLCESGTESKDKYEDEDDDEDIDEEDTVLSVKPVTSSPLTGIEAPVLSHQHEANPRNSNKSTLENRISPSSQTQASKPKLWSLAEIATSDVKHQNVGQSFQPSAMSSATSSAASHSNAYASSSILGRHIYYTSPFYSNYTNYGSFNALQSQGILRYNSTTSNEGLSQTVLNSNSLHKHTSDSIKTSNSQLEQHYRSTSYESKKDPTELCTVGVQPYI, encoded by the exons atgtcctatcctcagggttACCTCTACCAGCCCCCTGGCTCCCTGGCACTCTACTCATGTCCAGCTTATGGGGCCTCAGCACTGGCTACCCCTAGGAGTGATGAGCTTGCCCGTTCCTCATCAGGCTCTGCTTTCAGCCCTTACCCTGGATCTGCTGCCTTCAGTGCCCAAGCGGCCACAGGCTTCAGCAGTCCCCTGCAGTATTCCAGCGACCCGGCTGGATTCCCATCTTACATG GGTTCACCTTATGATGCACACACGACTGGCATGACAGGAGCCATCAGCTACCATCCTTATGGCAGCCCAGCTTATCCTTATCAATTAAATGATCCAGCTTACAGGAAAAATGCTACCAGGGATGCTACGGCCACTTTGAAGGCCTGGTTACAAGAGCACAGAAAGAACCCTTACCCCACCAAGGGTGAGAAGATCATGCTTGCCATCATCACTAAGATGACCCTTACCCAGGTCTCCACGTGGTTTGCCAATGCCAGACGGAGGCTCAAGAAAGAGAACAAGATGACCTGGGCACCGAGGAATAAAAGTGAAGATGAGGACGAAGAGGATGGAGATGGAGAAAGGGGCAAAGAAGAACATGGAGATAAGATCCAGGACAGCAATGAGACCTCTGCGGAGGATGAAG GAATAAGCCTGCACGTTGATTCACTGACAGATCATTCCTGCTCTGCAGAATCAGACGGAGACAAAATGCCTTGCAGACCCAGAGAGCACCTTTGTGAATCAGGCACGGAATCTAAGGACAAATACGAGGATGAAGATGATGATGAAGACATTGATGAAGAAGACACGGTTCTCTCCGTGAAGCCTGTGACCTCTTCACCCCTGACTGGCATAGAGGCCCCTGTACTCAGTCATCAACATGAAGCAAACCCCCGAAATTCCAATAAATCCACCCTGGAAAATAGGATATCTCCCAGTTCTCAGACACAAGCCAGCAAACCCAAGTTATGGTCCCTGGCAGAGATAGCCACCTCAGATGTTAAACACCAAAATGTGGGCCAGAGTTTCCAGCCGTCTGCTATGTCCTCTGCCACCTCCTCAGCTGCATCTCACAGCAATGCCTACGCTTCCTCTTCCATACTGGGGAGACATATATATTACACATCACCTTTTTATAGCAATTACACAAACTATGGGAGTTTCAATGCTCTTCAGAGCCAAGGAATCCTAAGATATAACTCAACAACTTCTAATGAAGGACTAAGTCAAACGGTATTAAACAGTAACTCTCTACACAAACATACCAGCGACTCTATAAAAACATCCAATAGTCAGCTAGAACAACACTACAGGTCAACCAGCTATGAATCCAAAAAAG